One window from the genome of Microbulbifer pacificus encodes:
- a CDS encoding DUF3094 family protein: MSEQEPEIAPKKLSEEDQARVDRYLRSGYNDVERKPFRPILLLVIIVGVLTLLSLLSLLIAQTKGVV; encoded by the coding sequence ATGTCAGAACAAGAGCCCGAAATCGCACCGAAAAAACTGTCAGAGGAAGATCAGGCGCGGGTGGATCGTTATCTGCGCAGCGGGTACAACGATGTGGAACGCAAACCTTTCCGCCCCATTCTACTGCTGGTCATCATCGTCGGCGTACTGACGCTACTGTCGCTGCTGAGCCTGTTGATCGCGCAGACCAAAGGGGTGGTGTAA
- a CDS encoding LytR/AlgR family response regulator transcription factor — protein MSSDSLKVIIVDDEPLARRGLRLRLENLGGVDIVAECGNGREAREQIQALHPDVAFLDIQMPGVTGLELVQLLPKEDMPQIVFVTAYDQYAVEAFEVSAVDYVLKPIEEDRLALALQRVRDKLGSEHLAAQREKLLEAVADLTQETPEALELKLAAGDFGNSSRYPEKIAIKDSGKITLVPAREIDWIDAAGDYMCVHANGETHVMRITMKELEQQLDPKVFQRIHRSTIVNLKRVREICAHINGEYHLVLNNGERLKMSRSYKNKVQHFI, from the coding sequence GTGAGTAGCGACAGTCTGAAAGTTATCATCGTCGACGACGAGCCGTTGGCCCGTCGGGGTCTGCGCCTGCGGCTGGAAAACCTCGGTGGAGTGGACATCGTTGCCGAGTGCGGCAATGGCCGCGAGGCGCGGGAGCAGATCCAGGCGCTGCACCCGGATGTGGCTTTTCTGGATATCCAGATGCCCGGCGTGACCGGTCTCGAACTCGTGCAGCTGCTGCCGAAAGAAGATATGCCGCAGATCGTGTTCGTTACCGCCTACGACCAGTACGCGGTGGAGGCCTTTGAGGTCAGTGCGGTGGACTATGTGCTGAAGCCCATCGAAGAAGACCGCCTGGCGCTCGCCTTGCAGCGGGTACGCGACAAGCTTGGCAGCGAGCACCTGGCCGCCCAGCGCGAAAAATTACTGGAAGCGGTGGCCGATCTCACTCAGGAGACGCCCGAGGCACTGGAACTGAAGCTGGCCGCCGGGGATTTCGGTAACAGCAGCCGCTATCCCGAAAAAATCGCCATCAAGGACTCCGGCAAAATCACCCTGGTTCCCGCGCGGGAGATCGACTGGATCGATGCCGCCGGCGACTATATGTGTGTGCACGCCAATGGCGAAACCCACGTGATGCGTATCACCATGAAGGAACTGGAGCAGCAACTGGACCCAAAAGTGTTCCAGCGTATCCACCGCTCCACCATCGTCAATTTGAAACGCGTGCGGGAAATCTGTGCGCATATTAATGGTGAATACCACCTGGTGTTGAACAATGGCGAGCGCCTGAAGATGAGCCGCAGCTACAAAAACAAGGTACAGCATTTCATCTGA
- a CDS encoding sensor histidine kinase, with product MGVSVFNWLSAKLASARYQYWALQCSGWGGYTLLTFVGSFFWVKNHWLHTGYIAVATASGVLLTELMRRGFQRLWDKPPATRLLGSLGVVALSALLWAAIKFGGSLWLYGKESDEHPAVVAIYWFSYSFLIYMTWAALYYGIKYYQASLLQQEKALKAESIAHQSQLKMLRYQLNPHFLFNTLNAISTLILDQDGRTANSMVTRLSQFLRHSLDNDPMQRVTLAKEVEALMLYLDIEKVRFADRLQVNVDLDGEAPKALVPSLLLQPLVENAIKYGISQREWGGEITIKARVFAGELLLEVSDNGPGVPEAELAKLGTGSGVGIRNTCERLRALYGVEQKTRFCNRPEGGLAVHLRIPFEQE from the coding sequence ATGGGTGTTAGCGTTTTCAATTGGCTGTCGGCAAAACTGGCCTCTGCGCGCTACCAGTACTGGGCGCTGCAGTGCAGCGGTTGGGGCGGCTATACGCTGTTGACCTTTGTGGGCAGCTTTTTCTGGGTAAAAAACCACTGGCTGCATACCGGTTATATCGCCGTTGCAACCGCGTCTGGTGTATTGCTGACCGAGTTGATGCGCCGGGGCTTCCAGCGTCTGTGGGACAAGCCCCCGGCCACCCGCCTTCTCGGTTCGCTCGGCGTGGTGGCGCTCTCGGCGCTGCTGTGGGCGGCGATCAAATTTGGCGGCTCCCTGTGGCTGTATGGCAAGGAGAGCGATGAGCATCCGGCGGTAGTTGCCATCTACTGGTTTTCCTATTCGTTCCTGATCTATATGACCTGGGCGGCGCTCTACTACGGCATCAAGTACTACCAGGCTTCTCTGCTCCAGCAGGAGAAGGCGTTGAAGGCGGAGTCCATCGCGCACCAGTCGCAATTGAAGATGCTGCGCTACCAGCTGAACCCCCATTTCCTGTTCAATACCCTGAATGCCATTTCCACCCTGATCCTGGACCAGGACGGCAGAACCGCCAACAGTATGGTCACCCGCCTGTCGCAGTTCCTGCGCCACTCGCTGGACAATGATCCGATGCAGCGGGTGACTCTGGCGAAGGAGGTCGAGGCGCTGATGCTGTATCTCGATATTGAAAAGGTGCGCTTCGCCGACCGCCTGCAGGTGAATGTGGATCTCGACGGCGAGGCGCCAAAGGCGCTGGTGCCGAGCCTGCTGCTGCAACCCCTGGTGGAAAATGCCATCAAATACGGTATCTCCCAGCGGGAGTGGGGTGGCGAGATCACCATCAAGGCGCGGGTATTCGCCGGCGAGTTGCTGTTGGAAGTAAGCGACAATGGCCCCGGCGTTCCCGAAGCCGAGCTGGCGAAGCTCGGCACCGGCAGCGGTGTGGGGATCCGCAATACCTGCGAGCGCCTGCGCGCACTGTACGGCGTGGAGCAGAAGACCCGCTTCTGCAATCGCCCGGAGGGCGGCCTCGCGGTACATTTACGTATTCCCTTCGAGCAGGAATAG
- a CDS encoding acyl-CoA dehydrogenase C-terminal domain-containing protein: MAEYKAPLREMNFLLHEVFEADKLWARLPALAETADRDTADAILEEMAKLAANTLDPINRSGDEEGCHWNNGVVTTPKGFPEAYATYCEGGWGALVGNPEFGGMGMPKTLGAQVEEMICAANISFALYPVLTNGACLAIDAHGSEELKQKYLPNMYAGIWAGAMDLTEPHAGTDLGIIRTKAEPQDDGSYSITGSKIFITGGDHDLSENIIHLVLAKLPDAPQGPKGISLFLVPKILVNEDGSLGERNAVNCGSIEHKMGIKASATCAMNFDGAKGWLVGEVNKGLAAMFTMMNYERLGVGIQGLGASERSYQSALEYARDRVQSRAPSGAVQPEKAADPIIVHPDVRRMLLTQKAYIGGGRALSTYVAKWLDISKYGEGEEKQHAEAMVALLTPVAKAFFTDKGLECTVLGQQVFGGHGYIREWGQEQLVRDVRITQIYEGTNGIQALDLIGRKTVANGGAFFELFAADVQAFIDANNDREALAEFIQPLVAELQRLKDVTAAVIEASKTDPNAPGAASVEYLHLFGYVAYAYMWALVASVAIGKSDDFYRGQVKTARFYFARLLPQTQALAASVLAGSTTLMDMDDTLF; this comes from the coding sequence ATGGCCGAGTACAAGGCGCCACTGCGCGAGATGAATTTCCTGCTGCACGAAGTATTTGAGGCGGACAAACTGTGGGCGCGGTTGCCGGCGTTGGCGGAAACCGCCGACCGCGACACCGCCGATGCAATTCTGGAAGAGATGGCCAAACTGGCCGCCAACACCCTGGACCCGATCAACCGCTCCGGTGATGAAGAGGGGTGCCACTGGAACAACGGGGTGGTAACGACGCCGAAGGGCTTCCCGGAGGCCTACGCCACCTATTGCGAAGGCGGTTGGGGTGCACTGGTGGGCAACCCGGAATTTGGCGGAATGGGCATGCCCAAAACCCTGGGGGCGCAGGTGGAAGAGATGATCTGCGCGGCGAATATCTCCTTCGCCCTGTACCCGGTGCTGACCAACGGCGCCTGCCTCGCGATCGACGCCCACGGCAGCGAGGAACTGAAACAGAAATACCTGCCGAACATGTACGCGGGCATCTGGGCCGGCGCCATGGACCTGACCGAGCCCCACGCCGGTACCGACCTGGGCATCATCCGCACCAAGGCGGAACCGCAGGACGACGGCAGCTACAGCATTACCGGTTCCAAGATCTTCATCACCGGCGGCGACCACGACCTGTCCGAGAACATCATCCACCTGGTGCTGGCAAAACTGCCGGACGCACCGCAGGGCCCGAAAGGCATTTCCCTGTTCCTGGTGCCGAAAATCCTGGTGAATGAAGACGGCAGCCTGGGCGAGCGTAATGCGGTCAACTGTGGTTCTATCGAACACAAGATGGGGATCAAGGCCTCCGCCACCTGCGCGATGAACTTCGACGGCGCCAAGGGTTGGCTGGTGGGGGAAGTGAACAAGGGCCTCGCCGCCATGTTCACCATGATGAACTACGAGCGTTTGGGGGTGGGTATCCAGGGGTTGGGTGCGTCCGAGCGCTCCTACCAAAGTGCCCTAGAATACGCCCGCGACCGCGTGCAGAGCCGCGCGCCGTCCGGTGCAGTACAGCCTGAGAAGGCCGCGGACCCAATTATCGTGCATCCGGACGTGCGCCGTATGCTGCTGACCCAGAAAGCCTATATTGGCGGCGGTCGCGCGCTTTCCACCTACGTGGCCAAGTGGCTGGACATCTCCAAATACGGCGAGGGTGAAGAAAAGCAGCACGCGGAAGCGATGGTGGCACTGCTCACCCCGGTGGCGAAAGCCTTCTTCACCGACAAGGGCCTGGAGTGCACGGTGCTCGGCCAGCAGGTATTCGGCGGCCACGGCTACATCCGCGAGTGGGGCCAGGAGCAGCTGGTGCGGGATGTGCGTATCACCCAGATCTACGAGGGCACCAATGGCATCCAGGCGCTGGACCTGATCGGCCGCAAAACGGTCGCCAACGGTGGTGCCTTCTTCGAGCTGTTCGCTGCTGACGTGCAGGCGTTCATCGATGCCAACAATGACCGTGAAGCACTGGCGGAATTCATTCAGCCTCTCGTCGCTGAGTTGCAGCGCCTGAAGGACGTGACAGCAGCGGTGATCGAGGCGAGCAAGACGGATCCGAATGCCCCGGGTGCGGCATCGGTAGAGTATTTGCACCTGTTCGGCTATGTCGCTTACGCCTATATGTGGGCTCTGGTCGCGAGTGTGGCCATTGGCAAGAGCGACGACTTCTACCGCGGTCAGGTGAAAACGGCGCGCTTCTATTTTGCCCGTCTGCTGCCGCAGACCCAGGCACTGGCCGCCAGTGTGCTGGCCGGCAGCACTACGCTCATGGATATGGACGATACGCTGTTCTGA
- a CDS encoding carbon-nitrogen hydrolase family protein, whose translation MSTKPRRFGIAALQLKLDETDNLELLLQRIQRTKLRYPWVRMVVLSELALRGVGAQHARELPSAEEDAFRRTARELGIWLVPGSMYEKCGSTVFNTTPVINPAGEVIARYRKMYPFLPYEKGVTGGDQFVVFDVADVGRFGVSICYDMWFPETTRALVWLGAEVIIHPTKTDTIDRRDELSIVRASATMNQCYVVDVNSAGAQGVGRSIIVGPEGETIHEASVEEEIIVFEVDLGKVTQVRERGMKGLGQTLKSFRDGRVRYPQYENGAISPALESLGELKVPD comes from the coding sequence ATGAGTACCAAACCCCGCCGCTTTGGAATTGCCGCGCTGCAGTTAAAACTGGACGAGACCGACAACCTGGAGCTTTTGCTGCAGAGGATTCAGCGCACCAAGCTTCGCTATCCCTGGGTCAGGATGGTAGTACTCAGCGAGCTGGCATTGCGCGGGGTCGGCGCCCAGCATGCGCGTGAGCTGCCATCGGCGGAGGAAGACGCCTTTCGCCGTACCGCGCGCGAACTGGGCATCTGGCTGGTGCCGGGCTCCATGTACGAAAAGTGCGGCAGTACCGTGTTCAATACGACACCCGTCATCAATCCCGCCGGCGAAGTGATCGCACGCTACCGCAAAATGTATCCGTTCCTACCCTACGAAAAAGGTGTAACCGGCGGCGATCAGTTTGTGGTGTTCGATGTGGCGGATGTGGGGCGCTTCGGTGTTTCCATCTGCTATGACATGTGGTTTCCCGAGACCACCCGCGCCCTGGTGTGGCTGGGGGCGGAAGTGATCATTCACCCCACCAAGACCGACACCATCGACCGCCGGGATGAACTTTCCATTGTGCGCGCCAGCGCCACCATGAATCAGTGCTATGTCGTCGACGTGAACTCTGCCGGTGCCCAGGGCGTGGGCCGCTCCATCATCGTTGGACCGGAAGGGGAGACGATTCACGAGGCATCTGTGGAGGAAGAAATTATCGTTTTTGAGGTGGATCTGGGAAAAGTTACTCAGGTTCGAGAGCGCGGCATGAAAGGCCTGGGGCAGACGCTGAAGAGTTTCCGCGACGGGCGTGTGCGCTATCCCCAGTACGAAAATGGCGCCATCTCGCCGGCGCTCGAAAGCCTCGGCGAACTCAAAGTGCCCGATTGA
- a CDS encoding MFS transporter yields the protein MQNPSSSEAIEFPELSPSGENIPETVNRAVVLADNGWLASIFLAFLSSAGLYYVNIFPVIVDALMVGAGLSAEQAGQITFANTIGAVIGAFTVSWLIRHIPRWKLAATILLCCSIGMDVLTIQLANLDLLIPLRLVHGMLGGALVGLGFAVIARSGIAGRSYSMVLLVQYTGGAIGMGFLPNLVVENGPYVPFYALITFSVITLLMLPLIADYPLPDKSERAASEKHADIKLPLGPILVTLVALFCFQFANMALFAFIFDLGKSFELPLGFISQTLFWANLIAISGAALAAVTGQKLPLAKPLALALAVTVAGLLMFVCSGVHEIFIIANILTGITWAFCVPYFLTMASRFDRAGQMGAFGGFASKLGLACGPLFAGYFITGGGSYTQLTVLAALVLCICLISVPAAARLDRATAQQ from the coding sequence ATGCAGAACCCTTCCAGCAGCGAAGCCATAGAGTTCCCAGAACTTTCGCCATCCGGAGAAAACATTCCCGAAACCGTCAATCGCGCTGTCGTTCTCGCGGATAACGGCTGGCTCGCGAGTATCTTTCTCGCCTTCCTTTCTTCTGCGGGCCTGTATTACGTCAATATTTTTCCGGTGATCGTGGACGCTCTGATGGTCGGCGCCGGGTTGAGCGCGGAACAGGCCGGGCAGATCACCTTTGCCAATACTATCGGCGCGGTGATTGGTGCTTTCACCGTCTCCTGGCTGATCCGCCACATTCCCCGCTGGAAACTGGCCGCCACCATACTTCTGTGCTGCTCCATCGGCATGGATGTACTGACAATACAATTGGCGAATCTCGATCTGCTGATTCCGCTGCGCCTGGTGCACGGCATGCTCGGCGGTGCACTGGTGGGGCTGGGATTTGCGGTGATCGCCCGCAGCGGCATTGCCGGGCGCAGCTACAGCATGGTGTTGCTGGTGCAGTACACCGGCGGCGCCATCGGTATGGGATTCCTGCCAAACCTGGTTGTCGAGAACGGTCCCTATGTACCTTTCTATGCACTGATCACGTTCAGCGTGATCACGCTGTTGATGCTGCCGCTGATAGCGGATTACCCGCTACCGGATAAATCGGAGCGCGCGGCATCAGAGAAACACGCAGACATCAAACTGCCGCTGGGCCCGATACTTGTTACGCTGGTTGCGCTGTTCTGTTTTCAGTTCGCCAACATGGCTCTGTTCGCATTTATCTTCGATCTCGGCAAGTCCTTCGAGCTGCCCCTCGGCTTTATCAGCCAGACCCTGTTCTGGGCCAATCTGATTGCCATCAGTGGTGCCGCGCTGGCTGCGGTAACCGGCCAGAAACTTCCACTGGCGAAACCTCTGGCACTGGCGCTTGCGGTGACGGTGGCCGGGCTACTGATGTTTGTTTGCAGCGGCGTGCATGAAATCTTTATCATCGCCAATATCCTGACGGGTATTACCTGGGCCTTCTGTGTACCCTATTTCCTGACCATGGCTTCGCGCTTTGACCGTGCGGGACAGATGGGGGCGTTTGGCGGGTTTGCTTCCAAGCTGGGTCTGGCCTGCGGGCCGCTATTTGCGGGTTATTTTATTACCGGAGGCGGGAGTTACACGCAGTTGACTGTACTGGCTGCGCTGGTGCTGTGTATCTGTTTGATTTCCGTTCCCGCCGCGGCGCGCCTGGATCGCGCCACGGCACAACAGTAA
- a CDS encoding L,D-transpeptidase family protein produces MRYLKLSLITLLLLPTLALAKIKPVDEVVVYKSKHLMQLKRNGKVVKSYKVVFGKNPVGHKQYAGDSRTPEGRYTLNWKKKNSTYYRAIQVSYPNAADRARAAKLGKNPGGSIMIHGQKPHWKGIEKYLTKMNWTDGCIAVTNPEMDEIWAMVDTGTPIEIFP; encoded by the coding sequence ATGCGATACCTGAAACTGAGCCTGATTACCCTGCTGCTGTTGCCAACCCTGGCACTTGCCAAGATAAAGCCTGTTGACGAAGTTGTGGTCTACAAGTCCAAGCATCTGATGCAACTTAAGCGCAACGGCAAGGTAGTGAAGAGCTACAAGGTGGTTTTCGGCAAAAACCCAGTGGGCCACAAACAGTACGCGGGTGACTCACGCACCCCTGAGGGGCGCTATACCCTCAACTGGAAAAAGAAAAACAGCACCTACTACCGCGCCATTCAGGTCTCTTACCCGAATGCTGCCGACCGCGCGCGCGCGGCCAAACTCGGCAAGAACCCTGGCGGCTCCATTATGATCCACGGCCAAAAGCCGCACTGGAAAGGAATCGAAAAATACCTGACCAAGATGAACTGGACCGACGGCTGTATCGCGGTGACCAATCCGGAAATGGACGAGATCTGGGCGATGGTGGATACCGGCACGCCGATTGAGATTTTTCCCTGA
- a CDS encoding HdeD family acid-resistance protein: MTRDSVSLSHRPLLHALADNWWVALVRGLFAILFGVLTFVWPGISLLSLVILFGVYSLMDGVVAIYGAIKGRGEVSRSSLWWLLFVGITGIAAGIVTFFYPQVTALVLVIFIGAWALVRGVFEIIGAIRLRKEIDHEWLLIFAGLLSVIFGLVLLLKPGAGALALLWLIGSYAIIFGVILVWLAFRLRKLARKTH, from the coding sequence ATGACCAGAGATTCTGTTTCTCTTTCCCATCGCCCGTTGCTGCACGCCCTGGCCGATAACTGGTGGGTCGCATTGGTACGTGGCCTGTTCGCCATACTGTTCGGTGTACTCACCTTTGTCTGGCCCGGTATTTCCCTGTTGAGTCTGGTGATCCTGTTCGGGGTCTATTCATTGATGGATGGTGTCGTCGCCATTTACGGGGCGATTAAGGGGCGCGGTGAGGTGAGTCGCTCGTCGCTGTGGTGGCTGTTGTTCGTGGGCATCACCGGTATTGCCGCGGGGATCGTCACCTTTTTCTACCCGCAGGTGACTGCGCTGGTGCTGGTGATCTTTATCGGTGCCTGGGCGCTGGTGCGGGGCGTTTTTGAAATCATCGGTGCGATTCGTCTGCGCAAGGAAATCGACCATGAATGGCTGCTGATATTTGCCGGCCTGCTGTCGGTGATATTTGGTCTGGTTCTTTTGCTCAAGCCGGGTGCCGGCGCGCTGGCGCTGCTGTGGTTGATCGGCAGCTATGCGATCATTTTTGGCGTGATTCTGGTATGGCTTGCGTTCCGGCTGCGCAAATTGGCACGTAAAACGCATTGA
- a CDS encoding PLP-dependent aminotransferase family protein: MSEALIVLDPAAEKSLQQQIREKLIQGILSGSIPAGHKMPSSRRMAEQLGVARNTVVIAYQQLVDDGFLVTRERSGFYVNETVSQQGVISHSSGLPHSEEGDRHFWRDHCNPVSVNRRALQSRPANWLQYPYPFVSNEYDPRLYPGAEWRECTRDIFTGREVAQWATLGNNEDDRHLVEQICTRLLPRRGIYVDPGQVLLTSGIEQACYLLGELLLGNQRAVALVRPAGGEVGEIFRRTGARILPLSQDADGPLLDDNLKQADCLYLQPNVHNPTAVTSSLERRRLLLKQAREQGAVIVENDCDHDFSYHGNPLPPLKSMQGGSSVIYLYQFPRVIDPGMQLAFVVAPKPVIQRLRALRYTLRERVPALNQRLLAKFVAAGHLDAALFKITQQLKERWTALGEALMYHLPKLKVRRASCGTACWLELPEHIDSLQLLVSAEQNGLLLETVSDGSAVRLGFSAIEADRIESGVKVLAKLINGELQAEEETLASAAGRRLSAPELQQEMPGAVFLGTNTLGESYRIELKPDGTMLGYSRNDVEMDETDMGRWWLDGDQWVRQWRNWSYGRKASFFVVADGHRIKWFNEAGKLIDTAIIANE; the protein is encoded by the coding sequence ATGAGCGAAGCACTGATCGTCCTGGATCCCGCTGCGGAAAAGAGCCTGCAGCAACAGATCCGCGAAAAACTTATCCAGGGGATACTGTCTGGCAGTATTCCCGCAGGTCACAAGATGCCCTCGTCGCGCCGCATGGCGGAGCAGCTGGGGGTGGCCCGCAATACCGTAGTCATTGCCTATCAGCAGCTGGTGGATGATGGCTTCCTCGTGACCCGCGAGCGCAGCGGTTTTTATGTGAATGAAACCGTATCCCAGCAGGGCGTGATCAGCCACAGCAGCGGGCTTCCTCACAGCGAGGAGGGCGATCGCCATTTCTGGCGCGACCACTGTAACCCGGTGTCGGTGAACCGGCGCGCGCTGCAGAGTCGTCCGGCCAACTGGCTGCAGTATCCCTACCCCTTTGTCAGCAATGAGTACGACCCACGGCTCTACCCCGGTGCCGAGTGGCGCGAGTGTACCCGCGACATTTTTACCGGTCGCGAAGTGGCCCAGTGGGCCACTCTGGGTAACAACGAAGATGATCGCCACCTGGTGGAACAGATCTGCACCCGCCTGCTTCCGCGGCGCGGTATTTATGTGGACCCGGGGCAGGTGCTGCTGACCAGCGGTATCGAACAGGCCTGCTATCTGCTGGGGGAACTCTTGCTTGGAAATCAGCGTGCAGTCGCACTGGTGAGGCCTGCGGGGGGAGAGGTGGGCGAGATTTTCCGGCGTACCGGGGCCCGGATTCTGCCGCTGAGTCAGGATGCCGATGGACCGTTGCTGGACGATAACCTCAAGCAGGCGGACTGTCTGTATCTGCAACCCAATGTGCACAACCCCACTGCGGTTACCAGCAGCCTGGAGCGCCGGCGGCTTTTACTGAAGCAGGCGCGGGAGCAGGGCGCGGTCATTGTGGAGAACGACTGCGACCACGATTTCTCCTATCACGGTAACCCGTTGCCGCCGCTGAAAAGTATGCAGGGCGGCAGCTCCGTGATTTATCTGTATCAGTTTCCCAGAGTGATTGATCCCGGCATGCAGCTTGCCTTTGTGGTGGCACCGAAGCCGGTGATCCAGCGCCTGCGCGCGCTGCGCTATACCCTGCGGGAACGCGTGCCCGCTCTAAACCAGCGCTTACTAGCCAAATTCGTCGCGGCCGGGCACCTGGATGCGGCGCTGTTCAAGATTACCCAGCAACTGAAAGAGCGTTGGACGGCACTGGGGGAAGCGCTGATGTATCACCTGCCGAAACTCAAGGTGCGACGCGCCAGCTGCGGCACAGCCTGCTGGTTGGAATTGCCGGAGCATATCGACTCGCTGCAGTTACTGGTCAGTGCTGAGCAAAATGGATTGTTGCTGGAAACCGTGAGCGACGGCAGCGCCGTAAGGCTCGGTTTTTCCGCGATTGAGGCGGACAGGATCGAGAGCGGCGTGAAGGTACTGGCGAAACTGATCAACGGTGAATTGCAGGCGGAGGAGGAGACGTTGGCGTCGGCAGCCGGAAGGCGTCTGTCTGCCCCCGAGCTGCAGCAGGAAATGCCCGGAGCGGTATTTCTGGGGACCAACACTCTCGGTGAGTCCTACCGTATTGAGCTCAAGCCCGACGGCACCATGCTGGGCTATTCCCGCAACGATGTGGAGATGGACGAGACGGATATGGGGCGTTGGTGGCTCGATGGCGACCAGTGGGTGCGCCAGTGGCGCAACTGGTCCTACGGGCGCAAGGCGAGTTTCTTCGTGGTGGCCGACGGGCATCGCATCAAGTGGTTCAATGAAGCCGGCAAGCTGATTGATACCGCGATTATTGCCAATGAGTAG
- a CDS encoding EVE domain-containing protein: MNYWLFKSEPDEYSLSDLKREPGQIGRWDGIRNYQARNFLRDAVQKGDGVLFYHSACKVPAVVGTARIARTAYPDPAQFNPESKYFDPRASAESPRWFCVDIQWQSEFPRPVPLAEIKQNPALAEMVLVKQGRLSIQPVTDKEWNLLSKLGGAN; the protein is encoded by the coding sequence ATGAACTACTGGCTATTCAAGTCGGAACCAGACGAGTACAGCCTTTCTGACCTGAAACGGGAGCCCGGTCAGATTGGTCGCTGGGATGGCATTCGCAACTATCAGGCGCGCAACTTCCTGCGGGATGCGGTGCAAAAGGGGGACGGAGTCCTGTTCTACCACAGCGCCTGCAAGGTACCGGCGGTAGTCGGCACCGCGCGCATCGCGCGCACCGCCTATCCGGACCCGGCCCAGTTCAACCCGGAGAGCAAGTATTTCGACCCCAGAGCGAGCGCCGAAAGCCCGCGCTGGTTCTGCGTGGATATCCAGTGGCAGAGCGAATTTCCACGGCCGGTGCCACTCGCGGAAATCAAGCAGAACCCGGCATTGGCGGAGATGGTGCTGGTAAAGCAGGGACGGCTGTCGATACAGCCGGTGACGGACAAGGAGTGGAACCTCTTGTCAAAGCTCGGCGGTGCAAACTGA
- the bioD gene encoding dethiobiotin synthase, with translation MTSTFFVTGTNTEVGKTYATAALLAAAAARGLTTAAIKPVASGCEQTAEGLRNGDALTLMEAMTQDLDYQQVNPVALEPAIAPHIAAMEAGKRLDASRLVGVCRGVISGKPDLVLVEGAGGWRVPLTPGTFLSDLPKEMELPVILVVGMELGCINHALLTAEAIRRDGLSLAGWIANFVRGPESQMSRADANLMTLKTLLPAPCLGVLPFDESGDYRQGAAHLNLDLLLSSPN, from the coding sequence GTGACCAGTACTTTTTTCGTGACCGGTACCAATACCGAGGTGGGTAAGACCTACGCGACCGCGGCACTGCTGGCGGCCGCGGCGGCGCGAGGGCTCACTACTGCCGCCATCAAGCCGGTGGCCTCCGGCTGTGAGCAGACGGCAGAGGGGTTACGCAACGGCGATGCGCTGACGCTGATGGAGGCGATGACCCAGGATCTGGACTATCAGCAGGTAAATCCGGTGGCGCTGGAGCCCGCGATCGCGCCGCATATCGCCGCCATGGAGGCCGGCAAACGTCTGGATGCATCGCGCCTTGTGGGAGTCTGTCGTGGGGTGATCAGCGGCAAGCCGGATCTGGTTCTGGTTGAGGGGGCTGGTGGCTGGCGGGTGCCGCTGACGCCGGGGACATTCCTCTCCGATCTGCCCAAAGAAATGGAGCTGCCGGTGATTCTCGTGGTCGGGATGGAGCTGGGTTGCATCAACCACGCGCTACTTACGGCGGAAGCGATTCGCCGTGATGGCCTTTCGCTCGCGGGCTGGATCGCGAACTTCGTGCGTGGGCCCGAGTCGCAGATGTCCCGCGCGGACGCGAACCTGATGACGCTGAAAACATTGCTGCCTGCCCCCTGTCTCGGGGTGCTGCCCTTTGACGAATCCGGCGACTACCGCCAGGGCGCGGCCCACCTGAATCTCGACCTGCTGCTATCTTCTCCCAACTGA